Proteins from a genomic interval of Salvelinus alpinus chromosome 7, SLU_Salpinus.1, whole genome shotgun sequence:
- the LOC139580259 gene encoding protocadherin alpha-2-like, producing MGTKPLLGFSCFAQAAMGRRRQRERVWIQCVALLCLFDWSAAQISYSVSEEVDKGTFVGNLAKDLNLNVQELESRGLRIVSGHSKSYFEANLKTGIMFVEERIDREELCPNTVKCSLNIEAILSHPTQLHRVEIDILDINDNAPSFLEIIHILNITEAAFPGERYPLPIANDADTGSNSVNSYKLSPNEHFSLDVQSGGEQSASAELVLQKALDREKQPVIQLTLTAIDGGKPPRSGTLLITVNVEDVNDNAPSFSKPLYKVSVPENVSSGTAIITLTATDLDEGVNSEIMYSLIGRGSLSHSDTFAINSDTGIITVKKTMDHEVTAAYEIRAEAMDRGHSSRKTYCKVLVEVIDVNDNVPEISVTSLIIPVNEDAEIGTVVALVTVTDKDGGKNGLTNCKLIGSVPFKLKSNYKNYYTLVVDGPLDRESASQYNVTITATDEGTPPLSSTSVITVHVSDVNDNAPRFSEPVINVYVKENSPVGDVIYTMSAFDPDSDENAKMTYSLLNTSVPISSSVNINSDTGDIISLQSFNYEEIQTFQFKVQATDSGVPPLSSNVTVNVFILDENDNSPGILAPYSEHGSVNAENVPYSAEAGYFVAKIRAVDADSGYNALLSYHISEPKGTNLFRIGTSTGELRTKRRMSDNDLKTHPLVVLVSDNGEPSLSATVSIDVVVVESTGEIQTQFRNVPRKEENFSDLNLYLLIAISSVSVIFLLSLISLIAVKCHRTEDSFRRYSAPVITTHPDGSWSYSKSTQQYDVCYSSDTLKSDVVVFPAPYPPADAELISINGNDTFNRTQTLPNKEEVKYYQVLSMVQQPFLLFAN from the exons ATGGGTACAAAACCATTACTTGGATTCAGTTGTTTTGCCCAAGCAGCGATGGGTCGTCGAAGACAAAGAGAACGCGTTTGGATTCAGTGCGTCGCGTTGCTTTGTTTATTTGACTGGTCTGCAGCGCAGATTTCTTACTCCGTTTCAGAGGAGGTGGACAAAGGCACGTTTGTGGGGAATCTCGCTAAGGATTTAAACCTTAATGTTCAGGAACTGGAGTCGAGGGGTCTAAGGATTGTATCAGGACATAGTAAGAGCTATTTCGAGGCTAATTTGAAGACAGGAATTATGTTCGTTGaggagagaatagacagagaggagctTTGTCCAAATACGGTGAAGTGCTCCTTAAATATAGAAGCTATATTGAGCCATCCTACCCAGCTCCACCGGGTTGAAATTGATATTTTAGACATAAATGATAATGCTCCATCTTTCCTCGAAATAATACATATACTTAATATCACCGAGGCGGCCTTTCCTGGTGAGCGATATCCACTACCGATAGCGAATGACGCAGATACGGGCAGTAACTCGGTAAACAGCTACAAGCTGAGCCCGAATGAACACTTCTCCCTGGATGTACAGAGCGGTGGAGAGCAGAGTGCGTCTGCTGAGTTAGTGCTGCAGAAAGCTTTAGACCGAGAGAAACAGCCCGTTATCCAGCTCACACTGACCGCTATAGATGGAGGAAAACCTCCAAGATCCGGGACATTACTGATCACAGTAAATGTGGAAGACGTTAATGATAATGCACCTTCATTTAGCAAACCGCTTTATAAGGTTAGTGTTCCTGAAAACGTTTCATCTGGTACAGCAATAATAACTCTCACCGCGACGGATCTTGACGAGGGCGTAAATAGCGAGATTATGTACTCACTAATAGGTCGAGGTAGTTTAAGCCACTCCGATACATTTGCTATAAATTCAGATACAGGTATAATTACTGTTAAGAAAACTATGGACCATGAGGTAACTGCCGCCTATGAAATTCGGGCTGAGGCGATGGACCGAGGGCACTCCTCACGGAAAACGTATTGCAAAGTGTTAGTAGAAGTTATTGATGTCAATGACAATGTCCCTGAAATATCAGTGACGTCCCTCATCATCCCAGTCAACGAGGATGCTGAGATAGGGACAGTGGTTGCCTTGGTGACAGTAACTGATAAAGATGGAGGTAAAAACGGCCTCACCAATTGTAAGCTTATTGGGTCTGTTCCATTCAAACTGAAATCGAACTACAAAAACTATTATACATTAGTGGTTGATGGGCCTCTTGACAGAGAGAGCGCTTCTCAGTATAATGTCACCATCACAGCTACGGATGAAGGGACCCCGCCTCTCTCCAGCACCAGCGTTATTACTGTACACGTTTCTGATGTAAATGACAACGCTCCTCGCTTCTCAGAACCCGTGATTAATGTTTATGTGAAAGAGAACAGTCCGGTAGGAGACGTCATTTATACGATGTCTGCTTTTGACCCAGATTCAGATGAAAATGCAAAGATGACGTATTCATTATTAAATACAAGTGTTCCAATATCATCATCTGTAAATATAAACTCGGATACTGGAGATATAATCAGTCTGCAGTCTTTTAACTATGAGGAGATACAAACTTTCCAGTTTAAAGTTCAGGCCACAGACTCTGGTGTTCCTCCACTCAGCAGCAACGTGACTGTGAACGTTTTTATCCTGGATGAGAATGACAACAGTCCTGGGATTCTCGCTCCCTATTCTGAACACGGCTCCGTTAACGCTGAGAACGTTCCCTATTCTGCTGAAGCGGGCTACTTTGTGGCCAAGATCAGGGCTGTAGACGCCGACTCTGGCTACAATGCGCTGCTTTCTTATCACATCTCTGAGCCCAAGGGAACCAACCTATTCCGAATCGGAACCAGCACCGGGGAACTAAGGACTAAGAGGAGAATGAGTGACAATGACCTGAAAACTCACCCGTTGGTCGTGTTGGTTTCTGATAACGGGGAACCCTCACTGTCAGCGACTGTGTCTATTGATGTAGTGGTGGTTGAAAGTACAGGTGAAATCCAGACTCAATTCAGAAATGTGCCGAGAAAGGAGGAGAACTTCTCTGATTTGAACCTGTATTTGTTGATCGCTATTTCCTCGGTGTCAGTGATATTTTTACTGAGCCTCATCAGTTTAATAGCTGTAAAATGCCACAGGACAGAGGACAGTTTCAGAAGGTACAGCGCCCCAGTGATCACCACACACCCTGACGGAAGCTGGTCTTACTCTAAATCTACTCAGCAGTATGACGTGTGTTACAGTTCAGACACACTGAAGAGTGACGTAGTGGTTTTCCCCGCTCCGTATCCACCTGCAGATGCAGAACTGATCAGTATTAATGGAAATGACACGTTTAACAGGACTCAGACATTACCCAACAAAGAGGAG GTAAAGTATTACCAAGTGCTGTCCATGGTGCAGCAACCGTTCTTGCTCTTTGCTAATTAG